One Synechococcus sp. JA-2-3B'a(2-13) genomic window carries:
- a CDS encoding FGGY-family carbohydrate kinase yields MPPVFLGIDLGTSGMRVVALSEQGEVVAKSERQWDPPETNPGRWLRTLKALLGQLTAQLGEQYSIAALSACSTSGTILPVDGRGMPLEQAWLYSDPRGQAQAKQLGIPASWGLSRWLWWAEAYPDQYRDSYLAHPADFLLSQLGGRRQVTDHTHALKSGFDLEAYTWPQEWLARQGLNPKHFPEVVPPGTVLGTVRADWGLGPEVLIAAGITDGCAGQLAAGAIRLGQVSTSLGTTLIFKANSPDPIQTPSIYSHLHPDCAPHRCRERMVWWPGAASFCGGGVLPHYFPDGNLQMLDQQAQAYLPTGLVSYPLCQPGERFPIVDPQFAGFLPEAEEGSPRFYAALLEGVAMVERLGLETLAAQGIPVPEQSPIFTTGGGSKSPLWLRLRASILARPLAVVKHPEPAVGAAILAASAYWCCSVQQAADRLVQVERYVQPDPEWVKSYAEIYSVFHSRLSNLL; encoded by the coding sequence ATGCCCCCTGTGTTTCTTGGGATCGATCTGGGCACTTCTGGGATGCGGGTGGTGGCCCTCTCAGAGCAGGGGGAGGTGGTGGCCAAAAGCGAGCGCCAGTGGGATCCCCCAGAGACCAATCCGGGCCGCTGGTTGCGAACCCTGAAAGCCCTTTTGGGACAACTGACCGCGCAACTGGGGGAGCAGTATTCCATTGCCGCTCTGAGTGCTTGCAGCACTTCCGGCACCATTCTGCCGGTGGATGGTCGAGGCATGCCGTTGGAACAGGCGTGGCTGTATTCTGACCCACGGGGCCAGGCTCAGGCCAAGCAATTGGGGATCCCTGCCAGTTGGGGTCTCAGCCGTTGGCTGTGGTGGGCGGAAGCCTATCCTGATCAGTATCGAGACAGCTACTTGGCCCATCCGGCGGACTTTTTGCTGAGCCAACTGGGGGGGCGCAGGCAGGTGACCGATCACACCCATGCCCTCAAGAGCGGTTTCGACCTGGAGGCCTACACCTGGCCTCAGGAGTGGTTGGCGCGGCAGGGCCTAAACCCCAAGCATTTCCCCGAGGTGGTACCGCCGGGAACGGTTTTAGGAACGGTGCGAGCAGACTGGGGGTTGGGGCCGGAAGTGCTGATCGCGGCAGGGATCACCGATGGCTGTGCCGGGCAACTGGCGGCAGGGGCTATTCGCTTGGGGCAGGTTTCCACCAGCTTGGGCACAACCCTTATTTTTAAGGCCAACAGTCCGGATCCCATACAAACCCCAAGCATCTATTCCCATTTGCACCCGGACTGTGCTCCACACCGCTGTCGCGAACGAATGGTTTGGTGGCCGGGGGCCGCCTCTTTTTGTGGAGGCGGAGTTTTGCCTCATTACTTCCCCGACGGCAACCTGCAAATGCTGGATCAGCAAGCTCAGGCTTATCTGCCCACCGGGCTGGTCAGCTATCCCCTTTGTCAGCCGGGAGAGCGTTTTCCCATTGTCGATCCCCAGTTTGCCGGGTTCTTGCCGGAGGCAGAAGAGGGATCCCCCCGTTTTTACGCTGCTTTGTTGGAGGGGGTAGCGATGGTGGAGCGGCTGGGGCTGGAAACGTTGGCCGCTCAAGGGATCCCAGTGCCAGAGCAGAGCCCGATTTTCACCACCGGTGGAGGCAGCAAAAGCCCTCTCTGGTTGCGCCTACGCGCCAGCATCCTTGCTCGTCCCTTGGCTGTGGTGAAACACCCGGAGCCGGCTGTGGGGGCAGCCATCTTGGCCGCTTCTGCCTATTGGTGCTGCTCTGTCCAACAGGCTGCCGATCGATTGGTACAGGTAGAACGCTATGTTCAACCGGATCCAGAGTGGGTGAAGTCTTACGCAGAGATCTACTCGGTCTTTCACAGCCGCCTGAGCAACCTGCTTTGA
- a CDS encoding S8 family serine peptidase translates to MKFRRWLGLCCAGLMALLLTACGKGSAPYDSIVVNFVNTATPSQIAAIAKEYHLTLRPSSDSAFARQEAIYLFDVDANHLGSTRRLVKRLTDEALIEYAHPNYQFQAAFVPNDRLYPQQWNLRAIRMPEAWDISQGEGVTVAVVDTGVTRVPDLAQTQFVKGYDFVDDDEEPEDLNGHGTHVAGTIAQSTNNVLGVAGIAFKAKIMPVRVLDANGFGSLSDVVEGIRYAADHGATIINLSLGSRASAQLMEEAVAYAHSKGVTVIAAAGNENSNQVSYPARYPHVIAVSATGPNGEKAPYSNYGVGVDISAPGGAKTPDHPEYGILQQTINRRNPNEPVFAYFQGTSMATPHVAGVAALIQAQGIKDPDKVEEVLKMSATPVPGDKQNFYGAGRLDAAKALARATGQQEENPLVLWLKDFLQYLNNNGYLNPRFWFDGGPIALVPKLLMVVGGYIILVLIRWWLAPKRLLQTVPLLAGMLLGSAGLFPLQGLAIVGGPRWPFQLAGSSLPELGTAFAQTNALNPLFASVLIPGLLMLLLLGHRRWRWAVIGLCIGMASHLLLSGSLFYEGVLWLGSSAWLGRSFLLFNGLLCLGLAYLGAQAATESQSTATGLALRQ, encoded by the coding sequence ATGAAATTCAGACGCTGGTTGGGTCTTTGCTGCGCCGGCTTGATGGCCTTGCTGTTGACGGCTTGCGGCAAGGGATCCGCCCCCTACGACAGCATCGTGGTCAATTTTGTAAACACGGCCACCCCCAGTCAGATTGCTGCTATCGCTAAAGAGTATCATTTGACGCTCCGCCCCAGCAGCGACAGCGCTTTTGCCCGCCAGGAAGCGATCTATCTGTTTGACGTGGATGCCAACCACCTGGGATCCACGCGGCGGCTGGTTAAGCGGCTCACCGACGAAGCTTTGATCGAGTATGCTCACCCCAACTATCAATTCCAGGCGGCTTTCGTGCCCAACGACCGCCTCTATCCCCAGCAATGGAACCTCAGGGCCATCCGCATGCCGGAAGCCTGGGACATCTCCCAAGGGGAAGGGGTGACGGTAGCCGTGGTGGACACAGGAGTAACCCGAGTTCCCGACCTGGCCCAAACCCAATTTGTTAAGGGCTATGACTTTGTGGACGACGATGAGGAGCCGGAAGACCTCAACGGCCACGGCACCCATGTGGCGGGAACCATCGCCCAATCCACCAACAATGTCTTGGGTGTAGCCGGCATTGCCTTCAAGGCCAAGATCATGCCGGTACGGGTGTTGGATGCCAATGGCTTTGGATCCCTGTCGGATGTGGTGGAAGGGATCCGCTATGCTGCCGACCACGGGGCTACGATCATCAACCTCAGCCTGGGTAGCCGCGCTTCTGCCCAACTGATGGAAGAGGCGGTGGCCTATGCCCACAGTAAGGGGGTGACGGTGATCGCAGCCGCTGGCAACGAAAACTCCAACCAGGTGAGCTACCCGGCCCGCTACCCGCATGTGATCGCTGTCTCGGCCACGGGGCCCAACGGGGAGAAAGCCCCCTACTCCAACTATGGGGTGGGGGTGGACATCTCTGCTCCCGGCGGAGCCAAAACGCCTGATCACCCCGAGTACGGCATTCTGCAGCAAACCATCAATCGTCGTAACCCCAACGAGCCGGTCTTTGCCTACTTCCAAGGCACCAGCATGGCCACTCCCCACGTAGCCGGTGTGGCAGCCCTGATCCAGGCTCAGGGCATCAAAGACCCGGACAAGGTGGAAGAAGTGCTGAAAATGTCGGCTACCCCGGTGCCCGGCGACAAACAGAACTTCTACGGGGCTGGTCGTTTGGATGCAGCCAAGGCGCTGGCCAGGGCCACAGGGCAACAGGAGGAAAACCCCTTGGTGCTCTGGTTGAAGGACTTCCTGCAGTACCTGAACAACAATGGCTACCTCAACCCACGCTTCTGGTTCGATGGTGGCCCGATTGCTCTGGTGCCGAAGCTGCTGATGGTGGTGGGCGGCTACATTATCCTGGTGCTGATCCGCTGGTGGCTGGCTCCCAAGCGGCTGCTGCAGACGGTGCCTTTGCTGGCTGGGATGCTTTTGGGCAGTGCCGGTCTTTTCCCCTTGCAGGGGTTGGCGATTGTCGGTGGCCCCCGTTGGCCCTTCCAATTGGCGGGTAGCTCCCTGCCGGAGTTGGGCACCGCCTTTGCCCAGACCAATGCCTTGAACCCCCTATTTGCCAGCGTGTTGATCCCAGGCCTGTTGATGTTGCTGCTCCTGGGCCATCGGCGCTGGCGCTGGGCGGTGATTGGCTTGTGCATCGGCATGGCCTCGCATCTGCTCTTGTCCGGATCCCTGTTTTATGAGGGGGTGCTATGGCTTGGATCCTCTGCTTGGTTGGGTCGCTCCTTCTTGCTCTTCAATGGCTTGCTCTGCCTGGGCCTGGCCTACTTGGGAGCGCAAGCGGCTACGGAATCTCAATCCACGGCAACCGGGCTGGCGCTGAGGCAGTGA
- a CDS encoding MotA/TolQ/ExbB proton channel family protein, producing the protein MQGWYYSIPLLTFSVFSVACCIERVLFWWKITHRQEEVVQQALSQYRRNPRAAQYLLEQNADLPIARIFLAGLELNEASPEDFKLALETALAAEVPLLKRFNTVFDTVITVAPFLGLLGTVTGIIQILSSIQLGDIGGTDTQGVGRGIAEALYSTAFGLIVAIPTLLISNVFRSLYLRQLSKIQEYGGMLELLHRQRQEMQAQQLSQYSYTQSSPSGSSTLPPYSSLEPS; encoded by the coding sequence ATCCAGGGTTGGTACTACTCCATCCCCCTGTTGACGTTCTCGGTCTTCTCAGTGGCCTGTTGCATTGAGCGGGTGCTGTTTTGGTGGAAGATCACCCATCGGCAGGAGGAGGTGGTGCAGCAAGCCCTGAGCCAGTACCGCCGCAACCCACGCGCTGCCCAGTATTTGCTGGAGCAAAATGCCGATCTGCCGATTGCCCGCATCTTTTTGGCCGGGTTGGAGCTGAACGAGGCCAGCCCGGAAGATTTTAAGCTGGCTCTGGAAACGGCCCTGGCGGCAGAAGTGCCTCTGCTGAAGCGCTTCAACACTGTCTTCGACACCGTAATCACCGTTGCCCCCTTCTTGGGCTTGTTGGGCACCGTCACCGGCATCATCCAGATCCTCAGCTCCATTCAACTGGGGGATATCGGCGGCACCGATACCCAGGGGGTAGGTCGGGGGATCGCCGAAGCCTTGTACTCGACGGCCTTTGGACTGATTGTGGCTATTCCCACCCTGTTGATTTCCAACGTCTTCCGCTCTTTGTACCTGCGGCAACTCTCTAAGATCCAAGAGTACGGCGGCATGCTGGAGCTGCTGCATCGGCAGCGGCAAGAGATGCAGGCCCAACAGCTTTCCCAGTATTCCTACACCCAATCTAGCCCCAGTGGCAGCTCCACCCTTCCCCCCTACTCCTCGCTTGAGCCCTCCTAA
- a CDS encoding ExbD/TolR family protein has product MRIPEENFRAGEINIVPLIDVIFSILVFFVIASLVLTRSEALDVNLPDATTAEVRLQPDVTVSLTAEGQIAVNQEKIADISALIPAVERILAEKPAEGRRLVVINADLALSHGKVVEVMDTLQRVPNVSLAIAARRPSSNR; this is encoded by the coding sequence ATGCGCATCCCCGAAGAGAACTTCCGAGCTGGCGAGATCAACATCGTGCCCCTGATCGATGTCATCTTCTCGATCTTGGTGTTTTTCGTGATCGCCAGCCTGGTGCTCACCCGCTCCGAGGCTCTGGATGTGAACCTGCCGGACGCGACCACAGCCGAAGTTCGTCTGCAGCCGGATGTAACGGTGAGCCTGACGGCGGAAGGACAGATTGCTGTCAATCAGGAGAAGATTGCCGATATCTCTGCTCTGATCCCAGCAGTGGAACGCATCCTGGCCGAGAAGCCGGCTGAAGGGCGCCGCTTGGTGGTGATCAACGCTGATTTGGCCCTCTCCCACGGCAAGGTGGTGGAGGTGATGGATACTCTGCAGCGGGTGCCCAATGTCAGCCTGGCAATTGCCGCCCGCCGCCCCAGCAGTAATCGGTAG
- the argF gene encoding ornithine carbamoyltransferase, with product MNLAGRDLLKLSDLTPAELSALLAQAAELKRDPYRVELRGRVLGLLFQKASTRTRASFTAAMAQCGGSTLDLVPTVMQVSRGEPLQDTARVLSRYLDVIAIRTYDQKELETFAEYADVPVINALTDQFHPCQVLADLLTIQENFGQLAGLTLAYCGDGNNVAHSLLLGCAMSGIHIRVATPPGYEPDAAVVEQARTLAQGSQVLVLQDPQEAVSGSQVVYTDVWASMGQEAEAEARKATFLPYQVNAELLQRADPQAIVLHCLPAHREEEITTEVLEGSQSRVWDQAENRLHVQKALLIQVLGAG from the coding sequence ATAAACTTGGCCGGACGGGATCTGCTCAAGCTCAGCGACCTAACCCCGGCGGAGCTGTCGGCCCTGCTAGCCCAGGCGGCTGAGTTAAAGCGGGATCCCTATCGGGTGGAGCTGCGGGGTCGGGTGTTGGGGCTGTTGTTTCAGAAGGCTTCTACCCGCACCCGCGCCAGTTTTACGGCAGCCATGGCCCAATGCGGGGGCAGCACCCTCGATCTGGTGCCGACAGTGATGCAGGTGAGCCGCGGCGAGCCCCTGCAGGATACGGCCCGCGTCCTCTCCCGCTACCTGGATGTGATCGCCATTCGCACCTACGACCAGAAGGAGCTGGAAACCTTTGCCGAGTATGCCGATGTTCCGGTGATCAACGCCCTCACCGATCAGTTTCACCCCTGTCAGGTGTTAGCCGATCTGCTCACCATTCAGGAGAACTTTGGCCAACTGGCGGGCCTGACCCTGGCCTATTGCGGCGATGGCAATAACGTTGCCCACTCCCTGCTGCTGGGCTGTGCCATGAGCGGGATCCACATCCGCGTCGCCACCCCCCCCGGTTACGAGCCGGATGCGGCAGTGGTGGAGCAAGCCCGCACTCTGGCCCAGGGATCCCAGGTGTTGGTGCTGCAGGATCCCCAGGAAGCCGTCTCTGGATCCCAGGTGGTCTATACCGACGTGTGGGCCAGCATGGGTCAAGAAGCTGAGGCCGAGGCCCGCAAGGCCACCTTTCTGCCCTACCAGGTCAATGCCGAGCTGCTGCAACGGGCGGATCCGCAAGCCATTGTGCTGCACTGCCTGCCGGCCCACCGGGAAGAGGAAATCACCACTGAAGTACTGGAGGGATCCCAGTCCCGCGTGTGGGATCAGGCGGAAAATCGCCTACATGTGCAAAAGGCACTCCTGATTCAGGTGCTGGGCGCAGGATGA
- the ctpC gene encoding carboxyl-terminal processing protease CtpC: protein MRKRGFVVSATAAVMTAVSLVGVQLSMPGWAGFRRDPKEVVDEVWQIVNREYVDPSFNSLDWEAVRRDLLSREYATREDAYAAIREALKKLNDPYTRFLDPDQFASMQIDTSGELTGVGITLGMDQETNELVVISPIEGSPADRAGIKSKDVIVRIDDKSTEGMDTNAAVNLIRGEPGTRVRLTIRREGEGLKVFDLVRERIELATVRYEVHEENGLPIGYIRITQFSGNAAEKMRQAIRELEKQGVAAYVLDLRANPGGLLYSSAEIARMWINRGSIVSTVNRQGEQDRLTANNTALTDKPLAVLVDGGSASASEILSGALQDNRRAVIVGTQTFGKGLVQSVHPLSDGSGLAVTIARYRTPNGNDIDHKGITPDILVELSEEDLKRLSQNRELVATPADPQYAAAIQALQAQISARRQQAQEVIRSSSR from the coding sequence TTGTGGTCAGTGCAACGGCTGCAGTGATGACAGCGGTATCGCTGGTCGGCGTGCAGCTATCCATGCCGGGCTGGGCAGGGTTTCGCCGGGATCCCAAAGAGGTGGTGGACGAGGTTTGGCAAATTGTTAACCGGGAATATGTGGATCCGTCTTTTAATTCCCTGGATTGGGAAGCGGTGCGGCGGGATCTGCTCAGCCGAGAGTATGCCACCCGAGAAGATGCCTACGCGGCCATCCGGGAAGCCCTGAAGAAACTCAACGATCCCTACACCCGATTTCTGGATCCGGATCAGTTTGCCAGCATGCAAATCGATACATCCGGCGAGCTGACCGGGGTGGGGATCACGCTGGGCATGGATCAGGAGACAAACGAGCTGGTGGTGATCTCCCCCATTGAAGGGTCTCCTGCCGACCGGGCTGGGATCAAATCCAAAGACGTGATCGTGCGCATCGACGACAAGTCCACCGAAGGCATGGACACCAACGCTGCAGTCAACCTCATTCGGGGCGAGCCGGGTACGCGGGTGCGGCTGACCATTCGCCGCGAGGGGGAAGGGCTAAAGGTGTTCGATTTGGTGCGGGAAAGAATTGAGCTGGCCACCGTGCGCTACGAGGTTCACGAGGAAAACGGCCTGCCCATTGGCTATATCCGGATTACCCAGTTTTCCGGCAACGCCGCCGAGAAGATGCGCCAAGCCATTCGCGAGCTGGAAAAACAAGGGGTAGCCGCCTACGTTCTGGATTTGCGCGCCAACCCAGGGGGCCTGCTCTACTCCAGCGCCGAGATTGCCCGCATGTGGATTAACCGGGGCAGCATTGTCTCGACGGTGAACCGCCAAGGGGAGCAGGATCGCCTGACGGCCAACAACACGGCCCTCACCGATAAACCTTTGGCCGTTTTGGTGGATGGTGGCTCGGCCAGCGCCAGCGAGATTCTGTCGGGGGCTCTGCAGGATAACCGTCGCGCCGTGATTGTCGGCACGCAAACTTTCGGCAAGGGCCTGGTGCAGTCGGTGCATCCCCTGTCCGATGGATCTGGGCTGGCGGTAACCATTGCCCGTTATCGCACTCCCAACGGTAACGACATCGACCACAAGGGCATTACCCCCGACATTTTGGTGGAATTGTCCGAGGAAGATCTGAAGCGGCTCAGCCAGAACCGAGAATTGGTGGCCACCCCAGCCGACCCACAGTATGCTGCTGCCATCCAGGCTCTGCAGGCTCAGATCTCTGCCCGTCGGCAACAGGCCCAGGAGGTCATTCGTTCCTCTTCACGTTAG